DNA from Exiguobacterium sibiricum 7-3:
CAAGATATTAAAAATCGCATCATCCGCCCAGCTGATAAAACCGAGTGAGCCGGTATAAATTCCCCGACGGACCGGTTCAAGCTCTTCGATGATTTCCATCGTCCGGATTTTAGGTGCGCCGGTAATCGTGCCTCCCGGGAACATGGCGGCAAGGACACTGCTTCCGGTCTCCCCTTCCGCAATCTCACCCCGGACGTTCGAGACGATATGCTGAACGTGTGAATATTTCTCAATCACCATCAACTCATCGACATGAACCGAACCGTAGCGGCTGACCCGTCCTAAATCATTTCGTTCAAGATCGACGAGCATCACGTGTTCCGCCCGTTCTTTTTCGTTATCGAGCAACGTTTTCGCTAAAGCGAAATCCTCTTCCTCATCTTTGCCGCGCGGACGGGTTCCTGCAATCGGACGGGTCGCGAGGGATGAATCGATTTTTTCGACGAGCAACTCAGGTGACGCCGACACGAGAACCAGTTCCTGATCTGCAAAATAGCCCATGTAGGGAGACGGGTTGACAGTTCGCAAGACGTCATAAATGTGCGCTGGTGTCGTCTGGAGCGGCTCTTGCTGGCGGACAGCGAGATTCACTTGAAAGACATCGCCCGCCTCGATATACCGTTTGATCCGATCGGCGGCGTGGATGAAATCATGCCGTTTAAAGGAACGGTCCCGCTGAGGCCGCTTGACGTCTGGAACCTGAAAGACTGGTGCCGGACTCATTTGCCGCCACGAGGCGACTTCTTCGACTAATGCCAGACGGGCTTCCGCTTCTGTCTCACGGGTGACGGCAACAAATAATTGACTTTTCTCATGATCAAAGACGGCCACCTCATCATACCAATAGAGGGAAAGATCAGCCGTCTCCAGGTCGTCCGCCGCCTGATGCGGCAGGCGTTCTAAATAACGGACAGCATCATAACTGACGTATCCCGCCAGTCCTCCAAAAAACGGTGGCATTCCCGTCGGTCGAGCCGAAGCGTAACGTGAACGGATGTCCTCCAAGATCGTAAATGGAGCATCTGTCGTCTCTGTTCGTTCCCCGGACACCGTTACCGTCGTGAGACCATTTTTTGTCCGAATGTGTCCCACCGGTTGGATCCCCGCCATCGTATAAGCTCCGATTCGTCCGCTTTCAAGCCAGACGTGTCCGGTCTGGTTTGCCGTCAATTCGACGTACCGGTTATAAAATTGTTCCTTCGTCCATGTAAATGCTTCGTATACTGTCTGTCGCACGCTTGTTCCTCCACTTCCGAGCTATTCTGTTTTCATTATACGCAAAAAATCAGTCAGACGGACGACTCAAACGCAAGTCCTATTCTTTCCGACGAGGAAAAAGAGGTCCATTCCGAACAACCGGAATGGACCTCTGAGTCTGTTAAGATTATAGTTTTGAACTGTCCGCCTCTTCTTCCACTTGATACAGTGGCGTGCTGAGGTAACGTTCTCCGTTCGACGGGATGATCGCGAGAACCGTTTTTCCTTTGCCTAGACGCTTCGCTGTTTTCAAGGCAGCCGCAATCGCAGCACCGGAAGAAATTCCGCCAAGTACCCCGTTCGACTTCGCTGCACGACGGGCATGATCAAACGCTTCTTCCGTCGTCACCTGCTCGACACTGTCATAAATCTGCGTATCAAGAATCGACGGAACAAATCCGGCTCCGATTCCCTGCAATTTATGAGGTCCCGGTTTTCCGCCTGAAAGAACAGGAGAATCCGTCGGTTCAACAGCAATGATTTCGATGCCCGGGAATGCCTCGCGTAAAACTTTCCCGGCTCCTGTAATCGTACCGCCTGTTCCGATTCCAGCGATGAAGGCATCGAGCGTCAATCCTTCGAACGCTTCGACGATTTCCGGTCCGGTCGTCTTTTCATGAACAACAGGGTTCGATTCATTGTTGAACTGTTGCGGCATGAAATAGCCGTGTTCTTCTGCCTCTGCCGTTGCTCGAGCAATCGCACCCTTCATTCCTTCTGGACCGGGTGTTAAAATCAACTCCGCACCGTACGCACGAAGAAGAGTTCGGCGTTCCATGCTCATCGTTTCCGGCATGACGAGAATCGAACGGTATCCTTTGGCAGCAGCGACCATCGCTAATCCAATTCCTGTGTTGCCACTTGTTGGTTCAATGATAGTATCGCCTGCTTTTAAGTGACCCGCTGACTCTGCTGATTCGATCATCGCTAAGGCGATTCGGTCTTTGACGCTTGACCCCGGATTCATATATTCCAATTTCAAGTACACGTCCGCATCTTCCGGTCCTGTTAAATGATTTAATTTAACGATCGGCGTGCGGCCGACTAAATCTAATACTGAATTCGCAATGCGCATGACCATTCCTCCTCATAATGAAAAGCTTTAATTCCAAGTAATCCGATAGATCAATTATCCATGGACTGGATGGAAATTGTCAATCAAAGCGCTCCACGGTCGGCTTCGATCCATTTTTCGACTGTTTTTCAACTGCTTCCGCAATCAAACGGTCAATCGTCTCCCGTTCATGATCTTTTTTCATGACCTGATAGACATCAGCCCGTGTGATTTCCTCGTCTCCGACTTTGGCGACGACTTCTTCGAGTGGTCCGCCAATGCTGTCTTGGACAATTTTCGGTGAATCGACTTTCGGCAATTCACCCATGAACGCGTAAGCCCCTGTCAAAAAGTTCGTCAGTAACAAAATGAAAATCAACATCCACAAGTACTTAGAGTTTACAGTTCCCATTTTCAGACCCTCTTATGCTCTTTCGAGTGATTTTTCGCGAAGTGATTGTAATTCTTCCACATCGTATTGGTAATGTTCCGAACAGAAGTGACAGACAGCTTCCGCGCCGCCATCTTCGTCAATCATCGCCTGGATCTCATCAGGTCCCAGTGCGACGATTGCTGTGGCTAGTTTTTCACGCTCGCACGTACAGTTGAAAGCAACCGGAATCGTATCGAGCACTTCGAATGATTCACCGAGAACCAGACTGAGCATCTCTTCCGGTGTTTTTTCTTCACCGACTAGAATCGAGATTGGTTTCAACGCCGCGACCCGTTGTTCCAGCGCCGCAATCGTCTCTTCCGATGCACCTGGCATCAATTGAACGATCAGGCCGCCCGCTGCGATGACTGACTCATCTTCTGGATAGACGAGGACACCCGCTCCAACGACAGACGGACTTTGTTCAGACACAGCGAAGTAATACGTAAAGTCTTCACTGATTTCACCTGTCTGAATCGGAGACTGGCCACCGACGAAATCACGGAGACCTAAATCTTTGATGACGGAAATGTTTCCGCGACCAACAGCATCGCCGACTTTTAATTTCGTCAAACCGTCACTGTTAACGTACGTATCCATCTCGACACGCGGGTGGCTGACATATCCCCGGACTTGTCCTTTTGCATCGGCATCGACGATGATTTTTCCGATTGGACCATCACCTTCGACTTTTAATGTGACGCGGGTGTCACCTTTTTGCATCGTTCCCATCATGGCGCCGATCGTCAATGTCCGGCCGAGTGCTGCCGTAACGACAGGTGTCGTCTGATGACGGAGTTGTGCTTCGTATACCGTTTTGGTTGAACGGATCGCAAAGGCACGGACTTCCCCGTTGAACCCTAATGCTCTTACCAAATAATCCTCTTTTAATTGTGCCAATAATTCTTCACGTTTCATTATTTTTCCCTCACTTATTTCGTTCGTAGATAATCCGCAACCCGTCAAGCGTCAAAAATGGATCGACGATTTTAATCGTTGCAGATTCCTCACTGATTAGTCGGGCGAGTCCACCTGTCGCGATGACAGTTGCCTCTCCCATTTCTTCTTTCATCCGATGGACGAGTCCATCGACTTGCGCGACGTAGCCGAAGTATGTTCCGGACTGCATCGCATGTACCGTATTGCGGCCAATCGTTGATTGCGGTTTGGCAATTTCAATCCGCGGTAATTTAGCCGCCTTATTATAAAGTGCTTCTGTCGACACCATGACACCCGGTGAAATGATTCCACCGTAGTAGCGTTTTTGTGCGTCGATATAA
Protein-coding regions in this window:
- a CDS encoding anthranilate synthase component I family protein, which encodes MRQTVYEAFTWTKEQFYNRYVELTANQTGHVWLESGRIGAYTMAGIQPVGHIRTKNGLTTVTVSGERTETTDAPFTILEDIRSRYASARPTGMPPFFGGLAGYVSYDAVRYLERLPHQAADDLETADLSLYWYDEVAVFDHEKSQLFVAVTRETEAEARLALVEEVASWRQMSPAPVFQVPDVKRPQRDRSFKRHDFIHAADRIKRYIEAGDVFQVNLAVRQQEPLQTTPAHIYDVLRTVNPSPYMGYFADQELVLVSASPELLVEKIDSSLATRPIAGTRPRGKDEEEDFALAKTLLDNEKERAEHVMLVDLERNDLGRVSRYGSVHVDELMVIEKYSHVQHIVSNVRGEIAEGETGSSVLAAMFPGGTITGAPKIRTMEIIEELEPVRRGIYTGSLGFISWADDAIFNILIRTLVAKDGMAYIQAGAGIVTDSDSESEYEESLSKAKALWVAKELAEGTT
- the cysK gene encoding cysteine synthase A, encoding MRIANSVLDLVGRTPIVKLNHLTGPEDADVYLKLEYMNPGSSVKDRIALAMIESAESAGHLKAGDTIIEPTSGNTGIGLAMVAAAKGYRSILVMPETMSMERRTLLRAYGAELILTPGPEGMKGAIARATAEAEEHGYFMPQQFNNESNPVVHEKTTGPEIVEAFEGLTLDAFIAGIGTGGTITGAGKVLREAFPGIEIIAVEPTDSPVLSGGKPGPHKLQGIGAGFVPSILDTQIYDSVEQVTTEEAFDHARRAAKSNGVLGGISSGAAIAAALKTAKRLGKGKTVLAIIPSNGERYLSTPLYQVEEEADSSKL
- the hslO gene encoding Hsp33 family molecular chaperone HslO, with the translated sequence MKREELLAQLKEDYLVRALGFNGEVRAFAIRSTKTVYEAQLRHQTTPVVTAALGRTLTIGAMMGTMQKGDTRVTLKVEGDGPIGKIIVDADAKGQVRGYVSHPRVEMDTYVNSDGLTKLKVGDAVGRGNISVIKDLGLRDFVGGQSPIQTGEISEDFTYYFAVSEQSPSVVGAGVLVYPEDESVIAAGGLIVQLMPGASEETIAALEQRVAALKPISILVGEEKTPEEMLSLVLGESFEVLDTIPVAFNCTCEREKLATAIVALGPDEIQAMIDEDGGAEAVCHFCSEHYQYDVEELQSLREKSLERA